In Thunnus thynnus chromosome 11, fThuThy2.1, whole genome shotgun sequence, the following proteins share a genomic window:
- the gmppaa gene encoding mannose-1-phosphate guanyltransferase alpha-A isoform X1 has protein sequence MLKAVILIGGPQKGTRFRPLSFEVPKPLFPVAGVPMLQHHIEACAKVPNMKEILLIGFYQPNEELTRFLFNAQQEFKVSIRYLQEYAALGTGGGIYHFRDQIVSGSPEAFFVLNADVCSAFPLTEMLSFQKEHGEPNSFVILGTTANRKQSMNYGCIVENEETNEVLHYVEKPSTFVSDIINCGIYLFNPDIFQHIGTFFQKNQQDMLLYPYDGEEPTNGWHRAEAIRLEQDIFTALAGQGKLYVYKTLSFWSQIKSAGSAIYASRLYLNQYHTTHPERLASNKEGGPKISGNVYIHPTANIDPTAMLGPNVSIGTGVTIGAGVRVRESIILHGATLQDHCCVLNSIVGWDSTIGKWARVEGTPSDPNPNDPYAKIDSETLFREGKLTPSITILGCNVTIPCEVIILNSIVLPHKDLNRSFKNQIIL, from the exons ATGTTGAAGGCGGTTATTTTAATTGGTGGGCCCCAGAAAG GCACAAGGTTTAGACCACTGTCATTTGAAGTGCCCAAACCCTTGTTTCCAGTAGCTGGTGTGCCCATGCTGCAGCATCACATTGAAGCATGTGCCAAG GTACCGAATATGAAGGAGATTTTGCTCATCGGCTTTTATCAGCCAAATGAAGAACTGACCAGATTCCTTTTTAATGCGCAGCAGGAATTCAAAGTTTCCATCAG GTATTTGCAGGAGTATGCAGCCCTGGGTACCGGAGGGGGCATCTATCACTTCAGAGATCAGATTGTCTCCGGCAGTCCAGAGGCTTTCTTTGTTCTGAATGCAGATGTCTGCTCAGCATTTCCTCTAACAGAGATGCTCAGCTTCCAGAAGGAACATGGAGAACCAAACAGCTTTGTTATCCTCGGGACAACG gCAAACAGAAAGCAATCCATGAACTATGGCTGCATTGTTGAAAACGAGGAAACAAATGAG gtCTTGCATTATGTGGAAAAGCCAAGCACATTTgtgagtgacatcatcaactgCGGTATATACCTCTTTAACCCAGATATCTTCCAGCATATTGGCACATTCTTCCAGAAGAATCAACAGGACATGTTGTT ATATCCATACGATGG AGAGGAGCCAACCAACGGCTGGCACCGAGCAGAGGCCATCCGGCTGGAGCAGGACATTTTCACTGCCCTGGCAGGACAGGGCAAACTCTACGTGTATAAAACCCTCAGCTTCTGGAGCCAGATAAAATCTGCAGG GTCTGCAATTTATGCCAGTCGATTGTACCTCAACCAGTATCACACAACTCATCCTGAAAGACTGGCCTCAAATAAGGAGGGAGGGCCCAAAATCAGTG GTAATGTCTATATTCATCCTACAGCCAACATTGACCCCACTGCTATG tTGGGTCCCAATGTCTCCATCGGGACTGGAGTGACTATTGGTGCTGGGGTCAGAGTTCGTGAATCCATCATCCTACATGGTGCAACTCTTCAG GATCACTGCTGTGTTTTGAACAGCATTGTGGGATGGGATAGCACAATTGGAAAGTGGGCAAGAGTAGAAGGAACCCCAAGTGACCCAAACCCCAATGATCCCTATGCAAAGATTGACAGCGAGACCCTCTTCAGAGAAGGAAAACTCACACCCTCTATTACTATTCTTG GTTGTAACGTGACCATCCCCTGTGAGGTGATTATACTCAACTCCATTGTCCTCCCACACAAAGACCTCAACCGCAGCTTCAAAAACCAAATTATTCTCTAG
- the gmppaa gene encoding mannose-1-phosphate guanyltransferase alpha-A isoform X2, with product MLKAVILIGGPQKGTRFRPLSFEVPKPLFPVAGVPMLQHHIEACAKVPNMKEILLIGFYQPNEELTRFLFNAQQEFKVSIRYLQEYAALGTGGGIYHFRDQIVSGSPEAFFVLNADVCSAFPLTEMLSFQKEHGEPNSFVILGTTANRKQSMNYGCIVENEETNEVLHYVEKPSTFVSDIINCGIYLFNPDIFQHIGTFFQKNQQDMLLEEPTNGWHRAEAIRLEQDIFTALAGQGKLYVYKTLSFWSQIKSAGSAIYASRLYLNQYHTTHPERLASNKEGGPKISGNVYIHPTANIDPTAMLGPNVSIGTGVTIGAGVRVRESIILHGATLQDHCCVLNSIVGWDSTIGKWARVEGTPSDPNPNDPYAKIDSETLFREGKLTPSITILGCNVTIPCEVIILNSIVLPHKDLNRSFKNQIIL from the exons ATGTTGAAGGCGGTTATTTTAATTGGTGGGCCCCAGAAAG GCACAAGGTTTAGACCACTGTCATTTGAAGTGCCCAAACCCTTGTTTCCAGTAGCTGGTGTGCCCATGCTGCAGCATCACATTGAAGCATGTGCCAAG GTACCGAATATGAAGGAGATTTTGCTCATCGGCTTTTATCAGCCAAATGAAGAACTGACCAGATTCCTTTTTAATGCGCAGCAGGAATTCAAAGTTTCCATCAG GTATTTGCAGGAGTATGCAGCCCTGGGTACCGGAGGGGGCATCTATCACTTCAGAGATCAGATTGTCTCCGGCAGTCCAGAGGCTTTCTTTGTTCTGAATGCAGATGTCTGCTCAGCATTTCCTCTAACAGAGATGCTCAGCTTCCAGAAGGAACATGGAGAACCAAACAGCTTTGTTATCCTCGGGACAACG gCAAACAGAAAGCAATCCATGAACTATGGCTGCATTGTTGAAAACGAGGAAACAAATGAG gtCTTGCATTATGTGGAAAAGCCAAGCACATTTgtgagtgacatcatcaactgCGGTATATACCTCTTTAACCCAGATATCTTCCAGCATATTGGCACATTCTTCCAGAAGAATCAACAGGACATGTTGTT AGAGGAGCCAACCAACGGCTGGCACCGAGCAGAGGCCATCCGGCTGGAGCAGGACATTTTCACTGCCCTGGCAGGACAGGGCAAACTCTACGTGTATAAAACCCTCAGCTTCTGGAGCCAGATAAAATCTGCAGG GTCTGCAATTTATGCCAGTCGATTGTACCTCAACCAGTATCACACAACTCATCCTGAAAGACTGGCCTCAAATAAGGAGGGAGGGCCCAAAATCAGTG GTAATGTCTATATTCATCCTACAGCCAACATTGACCCCACTGCTATG tTGGGTCCCAATGTCTCCATCGGGACTGGAGTGACTATTGGTGCTGGGGTCAGAGTTCGTGAATCCATCATCCTACATGGTGCAACTCTTCAG GATCACTGCTGTGTTTTGAACAGCATTGTGGGATGGGATAGCACAATTGGAAAGTGGGCAAGAGTAGAAGGAACCCCAAGTGACCCAAACCCCAATGATCCCTATGCAAAGATTGACAGCGAGACCCTCTTCAGAGAAGGAAAACTCACACCCTCTATTACTATTCTTG GTTGTAACGTGACCATCCCCTGTGAGGTGATTATACTCAACTCCATTGTCCTCCCACACAAAGACCTCAACCGCAGCTTCAAAAACCAAATTATTCTCTAG